In a genomic window of Virgibacillus sp. SK37:
- the mvaD gene encoding diphosphomevalonate decarboxylase, which yields MKATAKAHTNIALIKYWGKRNEEIILPTNNSLSLTLDGFYTETTVAFHEDYTEDHFILDEQPVKGEQYKRVTMFLDLIRKLAGKNIYADVRSINNVPTAAGFASSASGFAALASAGTKAMGLHLSDQELSRLTRQGSGSACRSIYGGFAEWRMGEEDDGSDSYAVPVAPVEHWDLRVAAVILSSKMKKVSSRVGMKRTVDTSPFFDGWVNSIPKDLEEIKEGIKAQDVEKVGSIAEANCLRMHATTLGANPPFTYWHDTTLTVMQTVRQLREQGIPAYFTIDAGPNVKVLYLPDDEKTVEKVLREIPGVTDVRLSKPGQGITYI from the coding sequence ATGAAGGCTACAGCTAAAGCACATACAAACATTGCTTTAATCAAATATTGGGGGAAGCGGAATGAAGAAATTATTCTGCCTACGAATAATAGTCTTTCCCTCACATTGGATGGATTTTATACAGAAACTACTGTAGCCTTTCATGAGGATTATACGGAAGATCACTTTATTCTTGATGAACAACCGGTAAAAGGGGAGCAGTATAAACGTGTAACAATGTTTTTAGACCTTATACGTAAGTTGGCAGGCAAAAACATATATGCTGATGTTCGTTCTATCAATAATGTTCCCACTGCCGCAGGATTCGCTTCTTCAGCTTCAGGCTTTGCAGCACTAGCATCAGCTGGAACGAAAGCAATGGGGTTACATCTAAGTGACCAAGAACTTTCCCGATTGACACGTCAGGGATCAGGATCTGCTTGTCGATCAATATACGGTGGATTTGCAGAGTGGAGAATGGGTGAGGAAGATGATGGTTCCGATTCCTATGCTGTGCCTGTAGCACCTGTCGAACATTGGGATTTGCGAGTGGCTGCAGTAATTCTTTCTTCCAAGATGAAAAAGGTGTCCAGTCGAGTAGGAATGAAGCGGACGGTCGATACTTCTCCATTTTTTGATGGATGGGTGAATAGTATACCCAAGGATTTAGAGGAAATAAAAGAAGGAATTAAAGCACAAGACGTTGAAAAGGTTGGAAGCATTGCGGAAGCAAATTGTTTGAGAATGCATGCTACTACACTTGGGGCTAATCCTCCATTTACATATTGGCATGATACGACACTCACTGTAATGCAAACAGTGAGGCAGTTGAGAGAACAAGGCATACCTGCTTATTTCACCATTGATGCAGGTCCGAATGTAAAAGTATTGTATTTACCTGACGATGAGAAGACAGTTGAGAAGGTACTCCGTGAAATTCCTGGTGTCACAGATGTCCGTCTAAGCAAACCAGGTCAAGGAATAACCTATATATAG
- a CDS encoding phosphomevalonate kinase, whose protein sequence is MLPNASMTIKVPGKLMIAGEFAVLQPHHELVVMAVDRFVYATIEDHHTNTITLNDFGLYDIGWTYVDNRVTFKTNDGRNRFVGAAMATALTYLKEKNIHPHSFRLAIKSELDDASGVKYGLGSSAAVVTSVISAILNKYDDKEPTALLTFKLAAISHVRTQGNGSGADVAASSYGGFLQYASFQAEWLQEQYEYTSTITELLEKDWPYLSIDPVKIPPTVYVCIGWTGKPASTSRLVDDILKLKTTKQSKFKQFLDDSETAVGNFLQGMTEGDLPLLLQGIKQNRKALATVGENAGVEIETPLLRTLCDIAENMGGAGKPSGAGGGDCGIAFMPSKKQAGEIIHAWEAAGIKPLTIQPFHTGAHIVS, encoded by the coding sequence ATGTTGCCTAATGCGTCAATGACAATAAAAGTACCAGGGAAATTAATGATTGCAGGGGAATTTGCTGTTTTACAACCACATCATGAACTCGTTGTTATGGCTGTTGACCGTTTTGTATACGCAACGATTGAAGATCATCATACAAACACGATAACACTAAATGACTTTGGTCTATATGATATTGGATGGACGTATGTCGATAATCGGGTGACTTTCAAAACGAACGACGGACGTAATCGCTTTGTTGGTGCGGCAATGGCGACTGCGTTAACATATTTAAAGGAAAAGAATATCCACCCACATTCTTTTAGACTTGCAATTAAAAGTGAGCTCGATGATGCTTCCGGGGTTAAATACGGACTAGGCTCAAGCGCTGCAGTAGTTACAAGCGTCATATCAGCGATCTTAAATAAATATGATGATAAGGAACCTACAGCCCTATTAACATTTAAACTGGCTGCTATTTCGCATGTCCGTACACAAGGAAATGGTTCAGGAGCAGATGTAGCTGCCTCCTCCTATGGCGGTTTTCTACAATATGCATCTTTTCAGGCCGAATGGCTCCAGGAACAGTATGAATATACATCTACAATAACAGAGCTGTTGGAAAAAGATTGGCCATATTTATCGATTGACCCAGTAAAAATTCCTCCAACCGTATACGTGTGTATTGGCTGGACGGGAAAACCTGCATCTACCTCAAGACTTGTGGATGATATTCTTAAATTAAAAACTACTAAACAAAGCAAATTTAAACAATTTTTAGATGATAGTGAGACTGCTGTAGGTAACTTCCTACAAGGGATGACTGAAGGAGACCTCCCCCTTTTACTGCAAGGGATTAAACAAAATAGAAAAGCATTGGCGACTGTAGGAGAAAATGCTGGTGTGGAAATAGAAACTCCATTATTACGTACATTATGTGATATTGCAGAAAATATGGGAGGTGCTGGTAAGCCTTCTGGCGCCGGCGGTGGAGATTGTGGAATTGCCTTTATGCCCTCAAAAAAGCAGGCAGGAGAAATAATACATGCCTGGGAAGCAGCAGGAATTAAGCCACTTACGATCCAGCCGTTCCATACTGGGGCACATATTGTTTCATAA